The DNA window GCTGCCCAGGGGGAACTGGGCCATAAACTGATTCAGCACGGCAATAGCCTGGGGAACATGATCCGCCCCAAATTCTTCCCGGGCCCGGCGCAGGTACTCTTCGGCGCCGGCGCCCGGGGGAAGGATGAGCGGGGGATCTAGCTCCGCAGTTTCACTTACAGCGGCCGGCGGGACATCAGCGCCCGCCGGAGA is part of the Treponema primitia ZAS-1 genome and encodes:
- a CDS encoding tetratricopeptide repeat protein gives rise to the protein SPAGADVPPAAVSETAELDPPLILPPGAGAEEYLRRAREEFGADHVPQAIAVLNQFMAQFPLGSDEALWLYAQLYEKPGPSRDIRLALDYYRRLVNEYPQSSRYNDSRRRIAYLERYYINIQ